The sequence agcaataaagtatgcagaaaaaaaattcttcagctccaccattgtgcgttccttgtcttcaaaacatcgtgtattcctttccgtccaaatacaccacatgatacacaacggaaCTGGGGACGTTctgtttctttttgttaataatatttcCATAAATGTTTCACCTCTAGCCCATTGGTCTCCCCCTACATCTTTTTTGTCACTCATATTATTTGACTAGGTTCATTCATGAATTGCAGGCCATCCCCAAAAAATTCGTCGATAATCTGAAAAAGAAACTGCCTGAAAGTGTGGTTCTTAAAGGTCCTAGTGGTTTAACCTGGAATGTAGGATTAACCAGTAATGATGATACCTTGTTCTTCAACCATGGCTGGCAAGAATTTGTCAAGGATCATTCATTGGAAGAGaatgattttttgatttttaagtACAATGGTGGTTCCCAGTTTGACGTTTTGGTTTTTGATGGGGAGAACTTGTGTGAGAAGGGGGCTACATACTTTGTTAGAAAGTCTGAGCATACTAAGCATGACAACGGATGCCTGTCTAAGAGAAAACTTGGGGAAGCTTCTATTGATGAAGTTCATGCCAGATGCAGTTCACCAGAGAAAGTTATAGATGATGACGCTGTCCTTATCCCATCACTGCAACATATAATCTCTGTGGCTACTAATATAGGGACTCAACAGAATACTTCTCCCACAAGATCTATTCGTGCTCGGCGGAGTCTTGGGAGTAAAAAACCTGCTACTTATCAAGAGGGAGGTAAGGTCACTCCTAGTGATGGCAATCCCCTTAGCAGCTTTTGATCTGATGGGAACACTTTTAGACAAGTAATACATGGTCTTGAaccttgattttattatttctttcacTGCATGAGTGGCGGCGGCAATTGTGTGATTAATGTAGTTCATGCTGGTATATAGAATCATGTTGTTCAAGGATATATctaattgataaaaatatttcagcTGTGAGTGATTCAGATGCTGAACTTACACCTATCAATAAGAATGGGTCATATCGTCAGCAATATCAGTCAAATAGAAGGCCAATAACTCAAGATGAGATAAAGAATGCCTTGCACTTGGCCCAAGAAGCATCAAGTGATGAGACTTTCCTAGTAGTTATGCGACCCACACATGTATACAAGAGATTCTTTGTGGTAAATGTTATCTATCCCAAACTTTGAttgttttgtgaattttttcagTATGTAAATAATGTAGACTCCGTCTATATGTGGCATACTCTGATCTTACCAGTATACCAGTTCAGTTGGagcttaaaaaatttgtttttcatgtgCAACTAGAATATCATAATTTTCCTATTTGGCACgttgtctcaagaacctaacaAAGTGCCTGAATGTTTAAATCTTAGCATTGTTTTTCAATAATGCTGCTATAATGCTATAGCATTTTAATGGAATATCaatagcattattttttataagtattcaCTGGAAAAAATTCTATATCATTTTAATGTCTCAAACTCGTTTTCATAGGAGATTAGGGTTAAGACgtaaatggtaagatttaagTTTTCCAAATAAACTTGGGTTGAGAGTAATGCACTAAAGGCAAAAGTACATCAATGGAGTGTTAGGCATGATGAAGGCATAATGTACTGCAGGCCCATCTGTTTCTCAGTCAAAAGGAGGTGGTGGTGTCGGGCATGGTGGAAATTTGGCAAAGGGAGTTGTCTGTCGTACGCTATGGGAGATGAAAATGTAGTTGGCGGATTTGCAGGAGACAGTGAACAGTTTAATCTGAAGTGTAGAAAAAGGGAGGGGaacgggcttgggcttgggcttgggcttgggctaggGTTTGGGTGGCCCAGGGGAAACAAAGGGTGAAGTCAATCAAGGGACCgagacaaaggaaaaaaaaagaagaagatggagacgGGTCTTGAAATGTCCTGAGCCATGTGGCGGGCTCAAGGTGGAATTGTAGGGCTGTCAGCCGTCGAGAACCAGAAACCCGTGCTGGAAAAGCCTCAGATTGACTCGCGACAGGTCAGCGAAACACTTTCAGtgaatcaaaaggaaaaaatgcaGAGGAGGAATTTTCGATAAAGCTGTAACAACCATAGAAGCGGGTCAAACCGCAAACTCACCGTCCGACGGTGGGTCCTCGGCCCAGAATGGACAGAAGGCGATGATGGAGTGCAGGGAACTCCTGGAGAAGGAATCATAGGGGGTGTCACCTCTGGCGAAGGAATTGCAGCATAGAGGGAGTGTTATGGAGGGCAGTACTGAGTTAACAGCAGGTGTTGAGTCCATGGCCTAGAATGGATAGATTAACAATGGATTGCATGGAACCCTGAAGTCTTAGGGGGCGGCACCTCTAGAGAAGGACTTGTAGAGGGTCAGGAGCCTTACGAAGGGAACTGCTGAGGGTGACTTACGATTGCTGGTAGTTATGAATGAGGATCAAGACAAGGAGGGCATGTCTCTGTTTGTTGAAGGAGAGACGGGGGACTTGATGGAAATTGCAGTGGCCACCAAGGGAATGAATCCATTCCCCTAAAGTCTTTACCGCCATATCAGTCCTCTGATTGGATGCTACACAAAgtgaaggaaattaaaaaatgtgtagGTATTGAGTGCGAAGGCTTTGAGAAACAATTTATGGCATTGCTCATAGACATTGAAGAAGGACATGCTCAGTCTAAGAGGTCGGGTTCCAAAAAATAGAGGGAGCTAAATAGACTGacatattctattaattatgagGGCAGCTCAAGCAAAGGAAAACCCGAAGGAAGGGggtcaaaaatttatttatgaagcCAAAGATTGTATCTTGGAATGTTCGAGTGCTTAATGAGGATAATAAGCGACTTTGGATAAAAAATCTGCTTTGGGAGTGGAGGGCAGATGTCATTTGCTTGCAGAAAActaagatgaaaattatttcaagaagcACTGTTCGTAGATTGTGGAACTGTTCATATGTTGACTGGGTGTATCTAGCATCTCTTGGGgcctacctataaaaaaaaaagcatctcTTGGGgcctacctataaaaaaaaaagcatctcTAAGCATCTCTTGGGgcctacctataaaaaaaaaagcatctcTTGGGGCCTCAGGTGGAATATTAGTTATGTGGGATCGAAGGGTTGTGGATAAAATAGAGGATTACATTGGGGAGTATATAGTGGCATGCTCTTTTAAaaatgtggaagatgattttaTGTGGGCCTTTGACGGAGTGCATGGGCTGAATCTAGACAGCCAAAGAAGACATCTATGGGAGGAGATTGCTGGGTTACAAAGTTGGTGGGACATGGCTTGGTGCATAGGGGTTGATTTCAATGTTATTAGGTTCCTAAGTGAAAGATCGGGGGAGAGTAGGCTCTGGCCTACAATGACAAAGTTCTCAGATTTAATATTTGAGTTCGGTTTGGTGGACATTCCTTTTATAGGTGGAACATACACGTGGTCAAACAATCAAACGTGGTCTATATTAGACATATTTCTAGTCTCAAATTGGGAAACTCATTATCTAGAGTTATGTTAGAAAAGACTAACTTGCCTCTTTTCATACCCATTTTCCTATCTTGTTAGATTGTGGAGGTATTTGTGGAGGATGTAGGTATTTCAAATTCGAGAATATGTGGCTGTAAAGTGAGGGCTTTGTGGAAAGGGTGAGGCAATGGTGGTCCTCCTATCTAATACATGGCAcaccaagttttgtttttgtaggtaAGCTCAAAGCTGTAAAAAGAGACCTCGAGAAGTGGAATGCGCAAGTTTTTGGAGATGTAGGCGATCAAAAGAAGTCTCTAATGGAGGAACTATAGGAGATAGAGAGGGTAGAGGAGGGTTGGGCACTATCTATGGAGGAACTCTCTTGGAAGACAAAATTAGTTCCAGAACTTGAGAGAGTTATCTTATTGGAAGAGATTTCATGGCATCAAAAATCTTGAGCATTGTGGTTAAAAGGGGATAGAAGCACGAAGTTTTTCCATAGTGGCCAATTCACATAGAAGGACTAACAAGATTGAGATGTTAAATATTGATGGTGTTGTGTCAATGGAACTTTTAGTGATTGAGAAGCATGTTGCTGGTTTTTTTGAACAATTACTTACCGAGCAAGTAGTGTGGTGGCCAAAACTAGATGGATTAGCAATGTGGTGCCTGGCTGGAGCGGCCTTTCGATGAGATAGAGGTTTATGAAGTGGTGGGAAAGATGGTCAAAGATAAAGCACCTGGCCAAGATGGTTTCTATTTGGGATTCTTCCAAGCCTGTTGGGAGGGAGTGAAGGGTGATTTGATGAAGGTTTTTCTGGAATTTTTCTCATTGGGTAAGTCGAGAAAAGACtcaatgccacttttattgcgTTAATTCCTAAGAAGGTGTTGTGATTGTCAAAGATTTTCGGCCTATTAATCTTGTGAATGAAGATTATTTCCAAGGTTTTAGCAAATCGCTTGGGGGAGGTGTTGGGGGAGGATTATTTCGAGACCCCAAAATGCCTTTTCAAAAGGAAGACAAATATTGGATCCAGTGCTAATCGCAAATGAATGCATAGATAGCAGATTAAAGTTAGGAGATCCGGGTGTTCTatgcaagttggatatggagaaggctaATGACCACGATAACTGGGACTTCCTGAGTTCCTATGATAgttgcttgggaggtgtggatttggggagaggtggtgcTCATGGATTAGATATTACATCTCGACTGCGAGATTCtcggttttggtgaatggcagTCCAATTGGTTTCTTTACCAGCTCACGTAGACTAAGACAGGGTGATCCATTTTCCCCGCTTCTTTGTCATTATTATGGAGGTGCTCAGTAGGATGATGTCCGCTATGGTTGACAATGGCTTTATGGATGGATTTTTTATTGGTGACACCAATCGAGGCACCCTTAACATTTCTCTTTTGCTGTTTGTAGATGATACCTTGGTATTTTGTAAGGCAGACCAAAATCAGTTTCATTATCTAAGGGCTCtcctactttgttttgaagttgtgtTAGGATTGAAGGTGAATCTATCCAAATCGGAGTTGGTCCCAATTGGAAACATTTGTAACCACCGGTGGCTGGCCAATATTCTCGGATGCAAGGTCTCCTCACTTCCCATGAAATACCTAGGACTTACTTTGGGGACCTCTTTCAGGGCTAAATCTATATGGGATGAAGTAATAGAAAAGATTAAACGCAGATTGGTAGGctggaagagattgtatttgtcgaaaggtggtaggacCGCCTTGATCAAGAGTAAGTTGTCCAATTTACCAACTCACTTCTTATCTTTGTTCCCAATTCCTGCTAGTGTGGCGGTCTGTATAGAGAAACTCCAACGTGATTTCCTTTGGAGTGGGTTGGGGGATGAGTTTAAGTTCCACCTGGTCAAATGGGATAAGGTTTGCTCCCCAATCTCTATTGGTGGGTTGGGAATTAGAAACTTGAGGATATTCAACCGGGCTCTTCTTGGGAAATGGTGGTTGCGATATAACATGGAGAGGGAAACTTTATGGAAATGGGTGACTTAAGTATGAGTGTTTTGGGgttgaggggggggggggggggggggggggggggggggtggagtaCTAGGAAGGTACAAGGGGTGTAtggagtgggagtttggaagcaCGTACGAATATGTTGGGGGTGTTCGCTTGACACACTAGAATTGTGATGGCTGAtggatttagaataaaattttgggatgacttgtggtgtggagatcgagCTCTTAAGGACACATTCCCTACAATTTTCAGGATTGTGTGAACAGGAAGCATCCATGGTAGATCTCATGGAGATGCCCGGTGGCTCAATCCAATGGAATGGGAATTTTATGAGGGCggctcatgattgggaagttgacagttttgctatttttttagaACCTCGTATACCATGAGAATGAACACTCATGGAACTGATAAGTTGTGGTGGACGCCCCCTAGcaaaggtgttttttttttgtccgcTCCTTTTATAAGACCCTCACCAATCCGTAGCATAATAGCTTTCCATGGAGAAGTATTTGGAGAAACAAGGCGCCTCTAAAGGCGAACTTTTTCGCTTGGACAGCTTCTTTGGACAAGATTTTGACTATGGACAACCTACGAAAACGCTGTGTGATTGTCGTGGACTAgtgttgtatgtgcagaaaGAATTGTGAgactgtggatcatcttctactgcaCTTTGAGGTTGCTAGACCACTATGGGATGATGTCTTTAGAAGATTGGAattagcttgggttatgcctgccaCAGTGGTCGAGCTCCTGGCCAGTTGGAAGAGTTTGGGCGGAATTCCACAAATCTCAGTAGTGTAgaagatggttcctatatgTATTTTTTGGAGCATATGGAAGGAACGAAATGATTGgacttttgaagataaggagcgaacattggaggagattagattgTTCTGTATTAAAACTTTGTTGCTATGGGGGAGTGTTTTAGATTGTAATGGTctaaattttcatgattttcttatttttgtttcttcctcTTAGCTAGATGTAAACTCTTGTATACCCCCTGTGTActcgggctatgcctattcttattaatataaatatcttttacttataaaataaaaaatacacttacAGAAAAGTGTGGTGGCTGTGTTGGAGGTGTAGGATAACTAAGAATGAACTCATTTGGCCTAAGTTTTGCTTGTGGACACCATCACTTGGAGAGATTTAAGGTTGACATAAGGACAACTGGCACACATTTTCAAATGGAATTCCTTGAGTGCTTAAGGATGGCTACATTAATGAAGTTAGCTCAAGAGTTGTCCAACACCTATTTTTGATTTGTGGTAAGTGGCACATTAAACCATGCCATAAATGATGGGTGAGAATGGTCAAGAAAATCTTTTATGTTCTTGCCTAGGGAAATCCTTCATTTTTGGAAACCAAATGAGATTATGTAAGACTTGAAGATTAtgtaagataataaaataaaaaagtattggCCACTAGAATTTTGTTTaagaacacaagaaaatattttcttttgaaataaattatgttaACCATCTTGGATTCCATTGCTGAACCTTCTTTTGTTAAGATATCCTTTGACAGTTTTTGCAAtgacaaaaatttaaaagaattccCGATACCTTGCAAGTGTTTTGATAGCCTGTTCTCATAGAAGAAATGGAtgataaggtttttttttctctttattttttgggacgTTCTATGGCAGAAAGAACAAGAGCATGGAGAATGACTGTTTATAAACTTTATAATGCAGCCTAAAAAGATCTGTCTGTAAAATGCTactcaattatattaatttgtcaATGTAAATTGGCTTACCATGTAGGATTAGCTCTTTATATGCTGTCAACGATCCTTGAAAAGTATTGTTGCTGAATTTGGtttattataagtaatttttgTCTTGGTCGCGGTTTTCCCTAAACAGTAAGATAGTGCAcatgattttagaaaactctTGCTTGGATTTCAGGGCTTGTGGAGCTGTATCAGAAGAAAATGGTTCAATCCAAAACAAGAACATGTCTTCTCATTCTGTTGTTGGTTTTTATGTGATAGAGACAATTGCATGATTATTTGGAAGCTACTATATTTGAGTTGCGTTAAGATTGAATGATGGCCATAAAACGCTAATTGAGAGTTTGGGCTAAAGTTTGTAGTGGATCATGTTGGTTGTTCATAGGTCTTAGGCAGATGATCTGTGATGAGTTTTATTATCATACTGGTGTTAGCCTGaatgttaattttaagttgGGATACCGAGTAGACATAAGCATTGTGCTTTTCGGTGCTATAGAATCGGCAAATGTCATGTTTGTAACCAGATATGGCACATATACTTGTATGTTCAATAGCATCTCAtttttacccataaaaaaaatgttacataGCATCTCAATTGGGTTTAAGGTGAGATCCATGATATATCCCTTTGTTACGAGTGCATGGATGAGACCAGGGATGAAGCCAGAATTTGCAATCTTGGGGGGCGGGGTTGAAGCTGTATGAGCACTTCCTTAGGAGATAAGTGAATGGATCTCTGCTTTCTCAATGAGTCTGAAGTGTCATTCTTAGAAACTCTATGTCCTATGTGACCTGAGATGGATGTTTCAAGGCCTGTTTGCCTATGCCTATGAATAATGTGATCTAAAAGGACATCGCTGAGAAATCAAGGGAACCAAAAGGTAAGTGACATGAGGCCAAGAGATGactatttgtaatacatttgcATTTTGTGTTTACTGTCGTGGTTGCATTGCTTGCATGTTGGAACATGACTGAGCTTAAGTGGGAATGGAGATGTTGCTTTGTGAGTCTTTTACCAGATTTGGTGAAATGTTCAGACCCTTTTTTGACAAGTTCACTCAGTGGTTGCATGGCATAGTTTTCAGTACGGATTTTGATATGGAGTTATGTAATTATACGGTGACTGTTGTATGAGAGTAGATGTTAGAAACTGACCTAGACCGACCCAAAGGATATGCCACTAGCG comes from Juglans microcarpa x Juglans regia isolate MS1-56 chromosome 8S, Jm3101_v1.0, whole genome shotgun sequence and encodes:
- the LOC121244962 gene encoding B3 domain-containing protein REM16, giving the protein MTETCIGCSKWAEDMYWTHFQTIHFSQFLHNGYERQLAIPKKFVDNLKKKLPESVVLKGPSGLTWNVGLTSNDDTLFFNHGWQEFVKDHSLEENDFLIFKYNGGSQFDVLVFDGENLCEKGATYFVRKSEHTKHDNGCLSKRKLGEASIDEVHARCSSPEKVIDDDAVLIPSLQHIISVATNIGTQQNTSPTRSIRARRSLGSKKPATYQEGAVSDSDAELTPINKNGSYRQQYQSNRRPITQDEIKNALHLAQEASSDETFLVVMRPTHVYKRFFVSIPSDWMAKNLSKENQEIILRVENNTWQARYYFHQGRGYGGITGGWKHFAVDNNLEEFDVCLFKPAGHMNYSIILDVSIFRVVHELTPLTQLSSATPKKRGRKKLI